CTGAAATCTTGGGGTTCATATCATTGTCTAGTAAGACATTGCTGGCTTTGAGATCTCTATGTATAATCCTTAGTCTAGAGTCTTGATGGAGATAAAGAAGTCCTCGAGCAATTCCACCAATGATATGCATCCGCCTTTTCCAATCTAGCACTTTGCTTTTTGTTTGATCTAATTAATGTCTAAACCATGTTAGTGCATTGTCTAATTGAATCTCAGAGAAaacatggaaaagaaaaaaaagaaaagaatgctGTGATTCGAGGatcaaaccaaaaataaagtaGTCCAAGCTTTTGTTGGGCATGTACTCATAGATCAACATCTTTTCATCTCCTTGAATGCTAAAGCCAAGAAGCCTCACAAGATTGCGGTGCTGAAGCTTTGCAATCAATCCAACTTCATTTTTGAACTCTTCCAATCCTTGCCCAGAACTTTTAGAAAGTCTCTTTACTGCTATCTCTTGCCCCTCTGGCAATGTACCCTGCAAATCATTGCTTACAAAAGTTGACATTCCTATTTTTCTCATCTGAAAAGCATAGCTAATCCAGTTAgcattttcttaaatttacCTTGTAAACAGGTCCAAAACCTCCTTGTCCTAGCTTATTGTTGTTTGAAAAGTTATCTGTGGCTTTCACTATAGtgtttaaatcaaatattggtAACTCCATGCCGTCCTTTCCACCTTCAATGTTGTAACTGTTTCTCCTATTGTGTTCTTTTCATAAGACAGTAGGAGAATACTTTAAGAGTTAGTcaaaatgaaatgataatTCTATGATGAGCAACTACCTTGTTtgaaaataacataatatccACAAAACTTTGGTAGAGTTTCATTTCTATTGATCAAAAACCATTGGTCATGATCAGTAAAGTTAGTAATTACCTTGCTTTCTGAGTTTCTTCCACATCATCCAGAAGATCAATCCTCCCAAAATCACTCCAACTAATATTACTGGGATGACAATAACTGccactttcttcttctcacTCGAGTTTTTGCTTAGAACAAGGGGACCTGCAACATCAAAAATGCTTTTAGTTTATGAATCCCCCTCTTTCCTTCACACTgtcttttcatttccttcaGGAAAACAACAATATCAGAATAACTAAACAATTAGCTTCTTGGAAAGTTCAGATGAAAAAGTAAGTGATCGATTTAAATTCCCTGCTTCATTATATAATTGCTAGGGAGATACCTGATGTTGAATTGGCCATCCGTATGTAGAGATCTTGTCCACCACTGGTGAATACTCTCATATCATTAAGGTCGTCAAACCAAAGCAAGCATCCACTCCCTCCTTGTCGGATATCTGAATTTGCGTACCCCATACAAGAGCAGTTCCTTAAGCACTCTTCTTGGCATTCTGCAAGGCTCATGCTTGTGTTAAAAAAAGAATGTGAGGTGTCTGGCAATTTCAACCCGGGGCGCTTTGTAAACACAGAACTTCTGCAATCAAATGGAGTCCTTCGAACGCACCCACCAGACCATTTTGAATTGTTCCAATCCATAGGGGACTTTGGTTCAAAGTCATCCAAGCAAGCACATAATGGGGAGTTACCGGTGATGCAGATAGCATATACACCACATACTGCATAATAGTCACATTCATCACGAGGCGCAGAATAGATCCCAGCCCATAAGTTTGATTGTTTCGTTCTTACAAAGCGCTCCAGAAAGCCTGATTGATTCACAACTAACCTTGACAGCAGTGAACTATCGGGCTCACCTTTGTAGTACACCTCATTCTTAttcaattcaaattcaaatttgaacaAATTAGCAGATTCAACCTGTTCCAGGTCGGGAGTCCCCGTGAAACGTTTTCCATTCCATGACCCTCCTCTATAAAGTATTACACTTCCATTTCTAACAACTAGCTGAGGAAACCCCTGAGGATCTATCAACGCCGAAAACTGGCCTAGAGCAGGATCATTTGGGCTCTTCCATGATGTTAGAGACCAGTTCCTGCcagtaacaaaattttttccaaGCTTCATTGCAGGCAGTAAGGTGTCACAAGGATAATCAAAACTTTGCCATAAGAAGTTTTCTGAGCCACTATCATTTCCATCTTTTACAACAAGATTTCCGGAGTCCAAGAGCTGCACAACTGGGTTTTCAGCTGTTCTTATTCCACTGGATGACCAAATAATGCTAGGTTTTTTATCCAGGATAATAATAGTACCCTGGTTAGTGACATTTAAAACTCCAAAATGATTGGCAAGAGGAGCCTCCCGGTTGGCTACCCAAACTACTGTCTCAGGAGAAACTTTGTACCATATTCCTAGGTAACGCTTTGTTGAATTACCTGGACTGAAAAATCCCAATTCGAAACTTCCATCACCTGAAACTAGAGTTTCATTGTCTCGGATAGATTGGTTTGGAGTAATATTGTCTGCTGCAGCAGAGGCTCCCAAGATAAACAGTAGCATACAAGCGCACAAAAAACACATTCGGAAGCCTTTAGTTGATTTTCTCTCCATGATTCAATTTGGAATGTTTCAGGAAATCAGGAAAACCTAAGCGTGTCTCAACTTGAAGGTACAACGTCAACAATACTTGACACTGAGGTTGACTGTACTGGAATTGATATTCATTGTGGACAGTATCAACTTGTGGGAGTTAGGTAATATGGCATTTAATAAATTTCTCAATCTGCATATCCAAATCAGTGTTAGTTTTGCACTCCTTACAGCTAAGCTAACCACATGGACTTGACTCATTCTTGAGCAACTTTTTCAGTCCAATTAATGAACCCTAGCATGCaaggaattttcataagaATAAAACCACTCTTGGAGATTTACACAGTGTGTTTTATCATTCATGTAACAACTCAATTAAGCTTATGAGAGTGTTAATTATTCATGGTAATCAAGTAAATtgtcaacaaaagaaaaattaatatttgatgtaCTGATAATGTATAACTTCTATACATTGTCACGTCATTAAATCCTAACACCTTGTTTAAAGgggtaaaaaataaatattattttgaaaataataataataataaagtatCAAAACGGTACTAGATTTTCATATttaaccttttatttttttcaaaataatatccACTTTTTACCTCATTAATAAAGTGTCGGGATTTAGTAACTTGATAATATACACGGTCAATCCatcaatattaattaaaaaaaagtcatgATAACTAGCCTTCGTTAGTCCTTGACCTGGCCTATGCAGAAGTCAATTCCATCGGCTAACAAGATCTCAGATTTGTAAAGTAATTGCTGTAAATAATAATGTGGGGTAGATGTTGCAAAAAGTAACATAGTCTAATAAGGTAATTGTCATGCCCCAAATTCAAGGTTTAGGAATCTACCAGACATCACATACTCATGAGATGAATTTTATAAACATGTAAGgcaataaaatcataataaatCGAATGTAATATCTCCAAAGTCTCCAAATTTTACACtttacaaaatttcaaatctctaaatataaaatatatataattcaccAAAAGATACAAATTTTTCATCTAACTAACATT
The genomic region above belongs to Theobroma cacao cultivar B97-61/B2 unplaced genomic scaffold, Criollo_cocoa_genome_V2, whole genome shotgun sequence and contains:
- the LOC18593774 gene encoding G-type lectin S-receptor-like serine/threonine-protein kinase SD1-1, with translation MERKSTKGFRMCFLCACMLLFILGASAAADNITPNQSIRDNETLVSGDGSFELGFFSPGNSTKRYLGIWYKVSPETVVWVANREAPLANHFGVLNVTNQGTIIILDKKPSIIWSSSGIRTAENPVVQLLDSGNLVVKDGNDSGSENFLWQSFDYPCDTLLPAMKLGKNFVTGRNWSLTSWKSPNDPALGQFSALIDPQGFPQLVVRNGSVILYRGGSWNGKRFTGTPDLEQVESANLFKFEFELNKNEVYYKGEPDSSLLSRLVVNQSGFLERFVRTKQSNLWAGIYSAPRDECDYYAVCGVYAICITGNSPLCACLDDFEPKSPMDWNNSKWSGGCVRRTPFDCRSSVFTKRPGLKLPDTSHSFFNTSMSLAECQEECLRNCSCMGYANSDIRQGGSGCLLWFDDLNDMRVFTSGGQDLYIRMANSTSGPLVLSKNSSEKKKVAVIVIPVILVGVILGGLIFWMMWKKLRKQEHNRRNSYNIEGGKDGMELPIFDLNTIVKATDNFSNNNKLGQGGFGPVYKGTLPEGQEIAVKRLSKSSGQGLEEFKNEVGLIAKLQHRNLVRLLGFSIQGDEKMLIYEYMPNKSLDYFIFDQTKSKVLDWKRRMHIIGGIARGLLYLHQDSRLRIIHRDLKASNVLLDNDMNPKISDFGMARTVWGDQTEANTNKVVGTYGYMPPEYAVDGLFSIKSDVFSFGVLVLEIISGKKNRGFFHPDHSHNLLGHAWKLWTEERPLQLIDSNLGDCFAVSEVLRCIHVALLCVQTRPENRPNMSSVVLMLGSENPLPTPKQPGFFTERNLPESESYSSSHHESASVNEVTISEVQAR